In Trichomycterus rosablanca isolate fTriRos1 chromosome 4, fTriRos1.hap1, whole genome shotgun sequence, one DNA window encodes the following:
- the LOC134311316 gene encoding F-box-like/WD repeat-containing protein TBL1XR1, with protein MSVSSDEVNFLVYRYLQESGFAHSAFTFGIESHISQSNINGALVPPAALISIIQKGLQYVEAEVSINEDGTLFDGRPIESLSLIDAVMPDVVQTRQQVYRDKLAQQQAASTTASAAGAKNGENAANGEENGDHILSNNHEDMMEVDRAVEIPAHKAMVLRGHESEVFICAWNPVSDLLASGSGDSTARIWNLSEGSLGGATQLVLRHCIREGGQDVPSNKDVTSLDWNSEGTLLATGSYDGFARIWTKDGNLASTLGQHKGPIFALKWNKKGNFILSAGVDKTTIIWDAHTGEAKQQFPFHSAPALDVDWQSNNTFASCSTDMCIHVCKLGQERPVKTFQGHTNEVNAIKWDPTGSLLASCSDDMTLKLWSMKQDGCVHDLQAHSKEIYTIKWSPTGPGTNNPNANLMLASASFDSTVRLWDAERGFCIHTLTRHQEPVYSVAFSPDGRHLASGSFDKCVHIWNTQSGALVNSYRGTGGIFEVCWNSTGDKVGASASDGSVCVLDLRK; from the exons ATGAGCGTAAGCAGTGATGAGGTCAATTTTCTGGTGTACAGATACCTGCAGGAGTCGG GCTTCGCCCACTCGGCGTTCACGTTCGGCATAGAGAGCCACATCAGCCAGTCGAACATCAACGGTGCGCTCGTGCCCCCCGCCGCCCTCATCTCCATCATCCAGAAGGGCCTGCAGTACGTGGAGGCAGAGGTCAGCATCAACGAG GATGGCACGCTCTTCGACGGACGCCCGATCGAGTCTCTGTCTCTGATCGACGCCGTAATGCCGGACGTGGTGCAGACGCGCCAGCAGGTCTACCGCGACAAACTGGCGCAGCAGCAGGCTGCCTCCACCACGGCAAGCGCTGCCGGCGCCAAGAACGGAGAAAACGCTGCCAACGGAGAGGAGAATGGAGATCACATCCTATCCA ACAACCACGAAGACATGATGGAGGTAGACCGGGCGGTGGAGATCCCGGCCCACAAGGCCATGGTGCTGCGCGGCCACGAGTCTGAGGTGTTCATTTGCGCCTGGAACCCTGTCAGCGACCTGCTTGCGTCTGG GTCCGGGGACTCGACCGCTCGGATCTGGAACCTGAGTGAGGGCAGCTTGGGCGGCGCCACTCAGCTGGTGCTTCGTCACTGCATCCGGGAGGGAGGCCAGGACGTGCCAAGCAACAAGGACGTCACCTCGCTGGACTGGAAC AGTGAAGGTACACTGCTAGCCACTGGCTCCTACGACGGCTTTGCCCGAATTTGGACTAAAGATG GGAACCTTGCAAGCACGTTGGGGCAACACAAGGGTCCCATATTTGCTCTCAAGTGGAACAAAAAAGGCAACTTCATCCTCAGTGCCGGTGTTGATAAG ACCACAATCATTTGGGACGCGCACACGGGAGAAGCCAAACAGCAGTTCCCGTTCCATTCAG ctcCTGCTTTGGATGTGGACTGGCAGAGCAATAATACGTTCGCCTCATGCAGCACCGACATGTGCATCCACGTGTGCAAACTGGGCCAGGAGCGACCAGTCAAGACATTCCAGGGTCACACG AACGAAGTGAACGCCATCAAGTGGGATCCCACCGGCAGCCTCCTGGCCTCCTGTTCAGATGACATGACGCTAAAG cTGTGGAGTATGAAGCAGGACGGCTGCGTTCATGACCTGCAAGCCCACAGCAAGGAGATTTACACCATCAAGTGGAGCCCCACCGGACCTGGAACCAACAACCCCAACGCCAATCTCATGCTGGCTAG TGCGTCGTTTGACTCGACGGTGCGGCTGTGGGACGCCGAGCGCGGTTTTTGCATCCACACGCTCACGCGGCACCAGGAGCCCGTCTACAGTGTGGCGTTCAGTCCGGACGGGCGTCACCTGGCCAGCGGCTCATTCGACAAATGCGTGCACATCTGGAACACGCAG AGTGGCGCTCTAGTAAACAGCTACAGGGGGACTGGGGGGATCTTCGAGGTGTGCTGGAACTCCACCGGAGACAAAGTGGGAGCGAGTGCATCAGACGGTTCG gtttgtGTATTAGACCTGCGGAAATGA